A genomic region of Lachnoclostridium edouardi contains the following coding sequences:
- the rplT gene encoding 50S ribosomal protein L20 — MARIKGGLNAKKKHNRVLKLAKGYRGARSKQYRIAKQSVMRALTSAYAGRKERKRQFRQLWIARINAAARINGLSYSKFMFGLKQAGVDLNRKILSEMAINDAEGFAKLAELAKSKLA, encoded by the coding sequence ATGGCAAGAATTAAAGGCGGCTTGAACGCAAAGAAAAAACACAATAGAGTATTAAAACTGGCTAAAGGCTATAGAGGAGCCCGTTCCAAACAGTACAGAATCGCAAAACAGTCTGTAATGAGAGCTCTCACAAGCGCATACGCAGGACGTAAAGAGAGAAAGAGACAGTTCAGACAGCTGTGGATCGCTCGTATTAACGCAGCAGCTCGTATTAACGGATTATCCTACAGCAAATTTATGTTTGGCTTAAAGCAGGCCGGAGTAGATCTGAACAGAAAAATCCTTTCTGAGATGGCTATTAATGATGCAGAAGGATTTGCTAAATTAGCAGAACTGGCTAAATCTAAATTAGCTTAA
- a CDS encoding ATP-binding protein, with product MELKSQTEKKKPFRSKKYAQVDSDRCASCGACTKVCPKNAIAIDHGCYAVVEAETCIGCGKCKNTCPADCITLKERAAG from the coding sequence ATGGAATTAAAAAGTCAAACTGAAAAGAAAAAACCATTTCGCTCCAAAAAATATGCTCAGGTAGATTCTGACCGGTGCGCCTCCTGCGGAGCCTGTACAAAGGTCTGTCCCAAAAATGCCATCGCTATTGACCATGGCTGCTACGCTGTAGTGGAGGCAGAAACCTGCATAGGCTGCGGCAAATGCAAAAATACCTGTCCTGCTGACTGCATTACGTTGAAAGAGAGGGCGGCGGGATGA
- a CDS encoding insulinase family protein, whose translation MRKKWLPLVWATVLAVSVTACKGSEKQAEESITGTEQTEAAMEEESGDLKPGDEISGFTLKEVGSYDAIGGETFYFQHEKSGAELFYVKNDDPNLGFAITYRTPHVDETDTNHVFEHAVIASSEKYPSKNIFFDMAGKTYNTFINAFTYIPFTSYPVSSQSQEQLEKMADVYLSCMVAPGLLEDERFFQREAVRYELRDLNDPITIKGTVYSEDFGMITETGNEAFRNVLQALYPGETAANVNGRAHMNYQGLTYEHTVETYDRCYSFDNSLILLYGDMDYEKFLEFLDKEYLAEAEKGNKDLSQYKDGKTEPGYVEETVYSPAYEGDSTENASIIYYAADLSEDSWEQLCQYQIIGQILSSDSSILNENLREAGISDPAFAEMVFDVEKPMFVFGLVNTDEDKAQTFKEVVDKTITEISQSGIDEELVDTILKTKEIDDYTAMENTEVFTDQVLPMVSTKWAVEGTTDFLEDSQNAFQNMKEDKDQALIKEFGERFLNAERKAMITTVPKPGLAEEIEKEQADYLADMKASMTEEELQQMIEDTLAFDQWNASEMANSDFTIDVKDLPDPEPFAEFEVKDLNGITSYTSASDLDKISSNQIYLDTSSVKQEDLHYITLYTLLASELGTEKYEKAEKDNLLYQYLYSLSFNPIYPGEDAKDNHHPMLSIGWYGLADDYKQSLELLVEILENTDLTDEAEIKRVLDKYLPALDQSRGDGFALAQILGFSGSDMERRYTNYLQGQEFYKFAKNVRESLEADPSYIEELREKITSVRDLILRRDNLIVMNTASQDNLDKMEKVSEEILGALPSLENGAETYDFPEPEKNQAVIVESSSQYTVAVSQLEVPEEFYGKYFPFISAISDRYIVPKLRFQGGAYSADAGYSSDMTKIVTYSYRDPNAKETIDIIKGEADYLESMELTQEDLDGYILSTYSVITGPEGNLEKHMTAMEYHMYGFDTAGFLKQAAQIKEASIEDKDQAADALRKLLEKATYVTTGNQKQIQEDKDSYDIVTDYRQAD comes from the coding sequence ATGCGAAAAAAATGGTTGCCCCTTGTTTGGGCGACAGTTCTGGCGGTTTCAGTAACTGCATGTAAAGGCAGCGAAAAACAGGCGGAGGAAAGTATTACAGGTACAGAGCAGACAGAGGCTGCGATGGAGGAAGAGTCAGGAGATTTAAAGCCGGGAGATGAGATTTCCGGTTTTACCTTAAAAGAAGTAGGCAGCTATGATGCTATAGGTGGGGAAACCTTTTATTTTCAGCATGAGAAAAGCGGAGCAGAGCTTTTTTATGTAAAAAACGACGATCCTAATTTAGGATTTGCCATTACCTACAGAACGCCCCACGTAGATGAGACAGATACAAACCATGTGTTTGAACATGCAGTAATTGCGTCCTCTGAAAAATATCCAAGTAAAAATATTTTCTTCGATATGGCTGGAAAAACTTACAATACCTTTATTAATGCATTTACCTACATTCCTTTTACCAGCTATCCGGTAAGCAGTCAAAGCCAGGAGCAGCTGGAAAAAATGGCGGATGTTTATTTAAGCTGTATGGTAGCTCCCGGACTTTTGGAGGATGAAAGGTTTTTCCAGAGAGAAGCGGTGCGCTATGAGCTGAGAGATCTAAATGATCCTATTACAATTAAGGGCACTGTTTACAGCGAAGATTTTGGAATGATAACTGAAACAGGAAATGAGGCTTTTAGAAACGTGCTTCAGGCTTTATATCCTGGAGAAACCGCTGCAAATGTAAACGGCAGAGCCCACATGAATTACCAGGGTCTCACATACGAGCATACAGTGGAAACATACGACAGGTGCTACAGCTTTGACAACTCTTTAATTCTGCTTTATGGGGACATGGATTATGAAAAATTCCTGGAATTTTTAGACAAAGAGTATTTGGCAGAAGCAGAAAAGGGCAACAAGGATTTAAGTCAGTATAAGGACGGAAAAACAGAGCCGGGATATGTAGAGGAAACGGTTTACAGCCCTGCTTATGAGGGGGACTCTACAGAAAACGCGTCCATTATTTATTATGCTGCGGACCTTTCTGAGGATTCCTGGGAACAGCTTTGTCAATATCAAATTATAGGACAGATTCTTTCCAGCGACAGCTCCATTCTTAATGAAAATTTAAGAGAAGCTGGAATTTCAGATCCGGCTTTTGCGGAAATGGTGTTTGACGTAGAAAAGCCTATGTTTGTTTTTGGCTTAGTAAATACAGATGAAGATAAAGCCCAGACATTTAAAGAAGTAGTAGATAAAACAATAACAGAGATTAGTCAGTCAGGCATTGATGAAGAATTGGTGGATACAATTTTAAAGACTAAGGAAATTGACGATTATACAGCTATGGAAAATACAGAGGTCTTTACTGATCAGGTGCTTCCTATGGTTTCTACAAAATGGGCGGTAGAGGGAACAACAGATTTTCTGGAAGACAGCCAAAATGCATTTCAGAATATGAAAGAAGATAAAGACCAGGCGCTTATAAAGGAATTTGGGGAGCGATTCCTGAATGCAGAGAGAAAGGCTATGATTACTACGGTTCCTAAGCCTGGCTTGGCAGAAGAGATTGAGAAAGAGCAGGCAGATTATCTGGCAGATATGAAGGCTTCTATGACAGAAGAGGAGCTGCAGCAGATGATCGAAGACACCTTAGCATTTGACCAGTGGAATGCTTCAGAAATGGCAAATTCAGATTTTACTATTGACGTAAAGGATCTTCCAGACCCAGAGCCGTTTGCAGAGTTTGAAGTAAAAGACTTAAACGGAATTACCAGCTATACCTCAGCATCAGACCTGGATAAAATAAGCTCCAACCAGATTTATCTGGATACCAGCAGCGTAAAACAGGAAGATCTTCACTACATTACCTTGTACACCTTGCTGGCTTCAGAGCTGGGAACTGAAAAGTATGAAAAGGCAGAAAAGGACAATTTGCTTTATCAGTATTTATACAGCCTTTCCTTTAATCCAATATATCCTGGAGAGGATGCGAAAGACAATCACCACCCCATGCTTTCTATCGGCTGGTATGGTCTGGCAGATGATTATAAGCAAAGTCTGGAGCTTTTGGTGGAGATTTTAGAAAACACAGATTTAACTGATGAGGCGGAAATTAAACGTGTGCTGGACAAATATCTGCCGGCCTTAGATCAGTCCAGAGGAGACGGATTTGCTTTGGCTCAGATTTTAGGTTTTTCCGGCTCAGATATGGAACGCAGATATACAAATTATCTGCAGGGCCAGGAGTTTTATAAATTTGCTAAAAATGTAAGAGAAAGTCTGGAGGCAGATCCGTCCTATATAGAGGAATTAAGAGAAAAAATAACGTCTGTAAGGGATCTGATTCTGCGCCGGGACAATTTGATTGTAATGAATACAGCTTCACAGGACAATCTGGATAAAATGGAAAAAGTGTCAGAAGAGATTTTAGGAGCGCTGCCGTCCTTAGAAAACGGCGCCGAGACATATGATTTCCCGGAACCGGAGAAAAATCAGGCTGTTATTGTGGAAAGCTCCAGCCAGTATACAGTAGCAGTGTCACAGCTGGAGGTGCCGGAAGAGTTTTATGGAAAATATTTCCCGTTTATCAGCGCAATCAGCGACAGATATATAGTTCCAAAGCTTAGATTCCAGGGAGGAGCCTACAGCGCGGACGCAGGCTATTCCTCTGATATGACTAAGATTGTTACCTATTCCTACAGAGACCCCAATGCCAAAGAAACCATAGATATTATAAAAGGCGAGGCTGACTATCTGGAAAGCATGGAGCTGACTCAGGAGGATCTGGACGGCTATATTTTAAGCACCTACAGCGTTATCACAGGACCTGAGGGAAATCTGGAAAAGCATATGACGGCTATGGAATACCACATGTATGGCTTTGATACGGCTGGCTTCCTTAAACAGGCGGCTCAGATCAAAGAAGCCAGTATAGAGGATAAAGACCAGGCGGCGGACGCTCTCAGAAAGCTTTTGGAAAAAGCCACCTATGTTACTACAGGAAACCAAAAGCAGATTCAGGAAGACAAGGACAGCTATGATATTGTAACAGATTACAGACAGGCAGATTAA
- a CDS encoding GNAT family N-acetyltransferase, whose amino-acid sequence MNITIREFLPEDLPAMTAIWNQVVEEGNAFPQENPMTLKEAGDFFSSQSFTAVAEADGCVEGLYILHPNNVGRCGHLSNASFAVSRNMRGHHLGEQLVCHCLEKAASLGFRVLQFNAVVSGNTGAVRLYEKLGFTRLGTVPGGFRSKDGVYEDIILFYHSLT is encoded by the coding sequence ATGAACATTACTATACGAGAATTTCTGCCGGAGGATCTGCCGGCCATGACTGCTATTTGGAATCAGGTGGTGGAGGAAGGAAACGCATTTCCCCAGGAAAATCCTATGACTTTAAAAGAGGCCGGTGATTTTTTCAGCTCCCAGTCATTTACCGCTGTGGCGGAGGCAGACGGCTGCGTGGAGGGGCTTTATATTCTCCATCCCAACAATGTAGGCCGCTGCGGCCATTTATCAAACGCCAGCTTTGCTGTTTCCCGGAACATGCGGGGACATCATTTAGGAGAACAGCTGGTTTGTCACTGTCTGGAAAAGGCTGCCTCCTTAGGATTTAGGGTGCTTCAATTTAATGCGGTAGTTTCCGGCAACACAGGGGCTGTCCGCCTTTATGAAAAGCTGGGCTTTACAAGGCTGGGAACCGTCCCCGGCGGATTCCGCTCTAAAGACGGCGTATATGAGGACATTATATTATTTTATCATTCTTTAACTTAA
- a CDS encoding 4Fe-4S binding protein, which produces MKKKHWYDYLWIWSIVYFALGFFNILFAWLGMIDFLVPVILAVLGGNKYFCNNLCGRGQLFTKLGTDCKCSFNKTAPRWLSSKGFRYGFLIFFLAMFGNMVFQTYLVGAGAANLRELIKLFWSIRVPWDWTYTAGTAADWVAQFSFGFYSLMLTSALIGLIVMVFFRPRTWCTFCPMGTMTQGICKLRRHIRL; this is translated from the coding sequence ATGAAGAAAAAACACTGGTACGATTATTTGTGGATTTGGTCGATTGTTTATTTTGCATTAGGATTTTTTAATATTTTATTTGCATGGCTGGGCATGATTGATTTTTTAGTACCGGTTATTCTTGCCGTTTTAGGGGGCAACAAATATTTCTGCAATAATCTTTGCGGCAGAGGACAGCTTTTCACTAAGTTGGGAACGGACTGCAAGTGCTCCTTTAATAAAACAGCGCCCAGATGGCTGTCGTCCAAAGGATTCCGCTACGGTTTTCTGATTTTCTTCTTAGCTATGTTTGGAAATATGGTTTTCCAGACTTATCTGGTAGGCGCGGGAGCCGCTAATCTCAGGGAGCTCATTAAACTGTTTTGGAGCATAAGAGTGCCCTGGGACTGGACCTATACTGCCGGTACTGCGGCGGACTGGGTGGCTCAGTTTTCATTTGGATTTTATAGTTTAATGCTTACATCTGCATTAATTGGACTGATTGTAATGGTATTTTTCAGGCCGAGAACATGGTGTACATTTTGCCCTATGGGAACTATGACCCAGGGGATTTGCAAACTTAGAAGACATATCCGTTTATAG
- a CDS encoding ABC transporter ATP-binding protein: MKGLLKYLDKYKTESILGPLFKMLEATFELFIPLVVAKMIDVGIKNQDGGYILKMGGLLVLLGVVGLAASLTAQYFSAKAAVGFSTALRNDLFAHINSLSYSEIDRLGTSTLITRMTSDINQVQTGLNLFLRLFLRSPFIVFGAMIMAFTVDVKSAVTFVVVIPVLSVVVFGIMLISMPLYKKVQRQLDQVLLTTKENLEGVRVIRAFNRQKDEIKKFDGENDLLVRLQVFVGKISALMNPLTYVIINGAILVLIWVAGNQVYSGAITQGETVALWNYMSQILVELIKLANLIINISKALACANRVQKVFEEKSSITDGTKEGQAARDKNKVVFDKIRFFYGGSKEPSLDNISLSVEKGQTVGIIGGTGSGKSSLVNLIPRFYDVQDGAVLVDGKNVKDYSLKELRDKIGVVPQRSVLFAGSLRDNMKWGRMDADDEEIYKALDMAQAREFVESKGRGLDFMIAQEGKNLSGGQKQRLAIARALVRSPEILIMDDSASALDFATDARLRKAIKEGTKDMTVFIVSQRAATIRNADVIVVLDDGQMAGCGTHKELLESCEVYKEICLSQLSKEEVQ, from the coding sequence ATGAAAGGATTATTAAAGTATCTGGACAAATACAAAACAGAAAGTATATTAGGGCCTCTTTTTAAGATGCTGGAGGCAACCTTTGAGCTTTTCATTCCCCTGGTAGTTGCCAAAATGATTGACGTGGGAATTAAAAACCAGGACGGAGGCTATATACTGAAAATGGGTGGGCTGCTGGTGCTTTTAGGAGTAGTAGGACTGGCAGCCTCTTTAACGGCCCAGTATTTCAGCGCCAAGGCGGCGGTAGGATTTTCCACAGCCCTGCGAAACGACTTGTTCGCCCATATAAACAGCTTGTCCTATTCAGAAATTGACCGCTTAGGCACGTCTACTTTAATCACCAGAATGACAAGCGATATTAACCAGGTGCAGACAGGATTAAACTTATTTTTAAGACTTTTTCTAAGATCTCCGTTTATTGTATTTGGCGCCATGATTATGGCCTTTACAGTAGATGTAAAATCAGCCGTTACCTTTGTAGTGGTGATTCCCGTTCTGTCAGTAGTTGTGTTCGGCATTATGTTGATCAGTATGCCTTTATACAAAAAGGTGCAGAGGCAGCTGGACCAGGTGCTTTTGACTACAAAGGAAAACCTGGAAGGCGTAAGAGTGATCAGGGCCTTTAACAGACAAAAGGATGAGATTAAAAAGTTTGACGGGGAAAATGATCTGTTAGTAAGGCTCCAGGTTTTTGTAGGAAAAATTTCTGCTCTTATGAATCCCTTAACATACGTAATTATTAACGGCGCTATTTTAGTGCTGATCTGGGTAGCCGGAAATCAGGTTTATTCCGGAGCTATCACCCAGGGGGAAACTGTGGCATTGTGGAATTACATGTCCCAGATTTTAGTGGAATTAATTAAGCTGGCCAATTTAATTATTAACATTTCTAAAGCCCTTGCCTGCGCCAACAGAGTGCAGAAGGTATTTGAGGAGAAAAGCAGTATTACAGACGGGACGAAGGAAGGGCAGGCGGCCCGGGATAAAAATAAGGTGGTATTTGACAAAATCCGCTTTTTCTACGGCGGGTCTAAAGAGCCGTCTTTAGACAATATTTCCCTTTCAGTAGAAAAAGGCCAGACAGTAGGAATTATTGGGGGCACAGGCTCCGGAAAATCCTCCCTGGTAAACTTAATTCCCAGATTTTATGACGTCCAGGACGGCGCTGTGCTGGTGGACGGGAAAAATGTAAAGGATTACAGTTTAAAAGAGCTGAGAGATAAAATAGGCGTTGTGCCTCAGCGGTCAGTACTGTTTGCAGGAAGTTTAAGGGACAATATGAAGTGGGGCAGAATGGACGCTGACGACGAGGAAATCTATAAAGCTTTAGACATGGCTCAGGCCAGGGAATTTGTGGAAAGCAAGGGAAGGGGCCTGGATTTTATGATTGCCCAGGAAGGAAAAAATCTGTCCGGAGGACAGAAGCAAAGGCTGGCAATAGCCAGGGCCCTGGTGCGCAGTCCGGAAATCCTGATTATGGACGACAGCGCCTCTGCCTTAGATTTTGCCACAGATGCAAGGCTGAGAAAAGCAATTAAAGAGGGGACAAAGGATATGACTGTATTTATTGTTTCCCAGAGAGCTGCCACTATTAGAAATGCAGATGTGATTGTAGTGCTGGACGATGGCCAGATGGCCGGCTGCGGCACTCACAAAGAGCTGTTGGAATCCTGTGAGGTTTACAAGGAAATTTGCTTATCACAGCTGTCAAAGGAGGAGGTGCAGTAA
- the infC gene encoding translation initiation factor IF-3 encodes MINEQIRDKEIRLVGENGEQLGIMSAKEAFKMAQDAELDLVKIAPMAKPPVCKIIDYGKYCYEQARKEKEAKKKQKVIEVKEVRLSPNIDTNDLNTKTNAARKFLEKGNKVKVTLRFRGREMAHMSKSKYILDDFAKELSDIAVIDKPSKVEGRSMVMFLTAKR; translated from the coding sequence ATGATTAACGAACAGATCAGGGATAAGGAAATCAGACTGGTTGGTGAAAACGGGGAGCAGTTAGGAATCATGTCTGCAAAGGAAGCCTTTAAGATGGCTCAGGATGCAGAGCTGGATTTAGTAAAGATTGCCCCCATGGCAAAACCGCCTGTATGCAAGATTATTGATTATGGTAAATATTGCTACGAACAGGCAAGAAAAGAAAAAGAAGCTAAGAAGAAACAGAAGGTAATTGAGGTAAAAGAAGTCCGTTTGTCTCCTAATATTGACACAAATGACCTTAATACAAAGACCAATGCAGCCAGAAAATTCCTGGAAAAAGGAAATAAGGTAAAGGTTACCTTGCGTTTCAGAGGCCGTGAAATGGCACATATGTCAAAATCCAAATACATTCTGGACGACTTTGCTAAGGAGCTGTCAGACATTGCAGTCATTGACAAGCCCTCAAAGGTAGAAGGAAGAAGCATGGTCATGTTTTTAACTGCAAAACGTTAA
- a CDS encoding ABC transporter ATP-binding protein encodes MGKINSDQQKETIKRILTYISQYKIWVILSLFLAFVTVATTLYAPILVGQGIDLIIGQGDVDFKGLLEILKKIGVVIVITSVSQWLMNHINNKITYRVVKDIRTKAFNHLEVLPLKYVDSHQHGDILSRIIADIDQFSEGLLMGFTQLFTGVMTILGTLCFMLSVNWVITVVVVVLTPVSLFVANFIAKRTFTMFQLQSKTRGELTALVDEMLGNQKVVQAFGHEEEAQKQFEEINGRLGKYSLRAIFFSSITNPATRFVNGLVYAAVGAAGAFAAMKGMISIGQLSAFLSYANQYTKPFNEISGVVTELQNALASASRVFELMDQETILKDAEGAYKLENVKGQIRLENVYFSYQPDVKLIENLNLDVKPGQRIAIVGPTGCGKSTVINLLMRFYDVNSGSIQVDGKDIRQVTRESLRTNYGMVLQETWLKTGTIRENIAYGKPDATEEEIIAAAKQSHAHSFIKRLPEGYDTVITEDGGNLSQGQKQLLCITRVMLCLPPMLILDEATSSIDTMTEVRIQKAFAKMMEGRTSFIVAHRLSTIKEADLILVMKDGHIIEQGNHENLLKKQGFYADLYNSQFSVF; translated from the coding sequence ATGGGAAAAATAAATTCAGACCAGCAGAAGGAGACAATTAAGCGGATTCTCACCTATATCAGCCAGTATAAAATATGGGTAATCCTGTCTTTATTTTTGGCTTTTGTAACAGTGGCCACCACCTTATATGCGCCTATTTTAGTGGGCCAGGGAATCGACCTGATTATAGGCCAGGGAGACGTAGATTTTAAAGGTCTTCTGGAAATTTTAAAAAAGATCGGCGTAGTGATTGTAATTACCTCAGTCTCTCAGTGGCTGATGAACCATATTAATAATAAAATCACATACAGAGTGGTAAAGGACATTAGAACAAAGGCCTTTAACCATTTAGAGGTGCTGCCATTAAAGTACGTGGATTCCCACCAGCACGGCGATATTCTCAGCCGGATTATTGCGGATATTGATCAGTTCTCAGAAGGACTGCTTATGGGATTTACCCAGCTGTTTACAGGGGTGATGACAATCTTAGGCACTCTTTGTTTTATGCTTTCCGTAAACTGGGTGATTACAGTTGTAGTAGTAGTGCTGACCCCTGTTTCTTTATTTGTGGCAAACTTTATAGCTAAAAGAACCTTTACTATGTTTCAGCTGCAGTCTAAAACAAGGGGAGAGCTTACTGCGTTAGTAGACGAAATGCTGGGGAATCAAAAGGTAGTTCAGGCCTTTGGACATGAAGAAGAAGCTCAGAAGCAGTTTGAGGAAATTAACGGCCGCCTTGGAAAATACAGTTTGAGAGCTATTTTCTTCTCATCCATTACAAATCCGGCTACCAGGTTTGTAAATGGTTTAGTGTACGCTGCAGTGGGGGCGGCAGGAGCCTTTGCCGCCATGAAGGGAATGATATCAATTGGTCAGCTGTCTGCATTTTTAAGCTATGCAAACCAGTACACAAAGCCTTTTAACGAAATCTCAGGCGTGGTGACAGAGCTGCAGAATGCTTTAGCCTCTGCTTCCAGAGTATTTGAGCTGATGGACCAGGAGACTATTTTAAAGGACGCAGAAGGAGCGTATAAGCTGGAGAATGTAAAGGGGCAGATCCGGCTGGAAAATGTATATTTTTCCTATCAGCCTGATGTGAAGCTGATTGAAAATCTGAATCTGGATGTAAAACCAGGCCAGAGAATTGCCATTGTAGGCCCTACAGGCTGCGGAAAAAGTACAGTTATTAACCTGCTGATGCGTTTTTACGACGTAAATTCAGGCAGTATTCAGGTAGACGGAAAAGATATCCGCCAGGTTACAAGAGAAAGCCTTAGAACTAATTACGGTATGGTGCTTCAGGAAACATGGCTGAAAACCGGCACAATCAGGGAAAATATTGCCTATGGAAAGCCGGACGCCACAGAGGAGGAGATTATTGCAGCGGCAAAGCAGTCCCACGCCCACAGCTTTATTAAAAGGCTGCCGGAAGGATACGACACAGTAATTACTGAGGACGGGGGAAACTTATCCCAGGGACAAAAACAGCTTCTTTGTATTACCAGGGTAATGCTGTGCCTGCCGCCGATGTTGATTTTAGACGAAGCCACCTCCTCCATAGATACCATGACAGAGGTGCGCATTCAGAAGGCCTTTGCCAAAATGATGGAGGGGCGCACCAGCTTTATTGTGGCGCACCGTTTATCTACTATTAAGGAGGCCGACTTGATTTTAGTAATGAAGGACGGACATATTATAGAGCAGGGCAATCACGAAAATCTTTTGAAAAAGCAGGGCTTTTATGCAGATCTTTACAACAGCCAGTTTTCTGTATTTTAA
- a CDS encoding DUF1540 domain-containing protein, with translation MTKLDCNVTNCLHNADNCCCKGTIMVEGQSAKKCCDTCCGSFDENKGNAFKNIFKTPESKLEIECEAVNCVYNENRYCSAERVGISGVNASKAGETECSTFKVR, from the coding sequence ATGACAAAGTTAGATTGTAATGTTACAAATTGTCTTCACAATGCGGACAACTGCTGCTGTAAGGGAACAATTATGGTAGAAGGCCAGTCTGCTAAAAAGTGCTGCGACACTTGCTGCGGAAGCTTTGATGAAAACAAGGGAAATGCATTTAAGAACATTTTCAAAACTCCAGAATCTAAACTGGAAATCGAGTGTGAGGCAGTAAACTGCGTTTACAACGAAAATCGTTACTGTAGTGCAGAGCGCGTAGGAATCTCAGGCGTTAACGCAAGCAAAGCCGGAGAGACAGAATGTTCAACATTTAAAGTAAGATAA
- a CDS encoding YihY/virulence factor BrkB family protein has product MAELLFHIIKIKNKFVRDEMTVYAAQASFFIVLSFFPFIMVLMTLLQFIPNLSGDMVIAILMSIIPDIDKSRPFIENAISDLNIYSPETILWITIITALWSASKGMLSMERGLNRVWKSRGFRNYFLTRLICTGYTLVFMVMCIASLLLLVFGTAIQNFMIRQFPLLGELTKNILSLRTLLAIGILVVSFTSLYAIVPSRKLSMKQQIPGAVFSTVCWILFSYGFSIYFSHFSNFSYSYGSLTAIVLLMLWLYMCICILFVGAEINWYFSSMTLTEE; this is encoded by the coding sequence ATGGCTGAGCTTTTATTTCATATTATAAAAATAAAAAATAAGTTTGTAAGAGATGAGATGACTGTGTATGCAGCTCAGGCCTCTTTTTTTATTGTGCTTTCCTTTTTTCCATTTATTATGGTGCTTATGACTTTGCTCCAGTTTATTCCCAACTTGTCCGGGGACATGGTAATTGCAATTCTCATGTCTATTATTCCCGATATTGATAAGTCCAGACCTTTTATTGAAAACGCCATATCTGACTTAAATATTTATTCCCCTGAAACTATTTTGTGGATTACCATAATTACCGCCCTTTGGTCAGCCTCCAAAGGTATGCTGAGCATGGAGCGGGGGCTTAACAGAGTCTGGAAATCCAGAGGCTTCAGAAACTATTTTCTCACCCGCTTAATCTGCACCGGCTACACCCTGGTATTTATGGTCATGTGCATAGCTTCCCTCCTGCTTTTGGTGTTCGGCACTGCCATACAAAATTTTATGATCCGCCAATTTCCTCTTTTGGGGGAGCTGACAAAAAATATCCTCAGCCTTAGAACTCTCCTTGCCATTGGCATTCTGGTGGTGTCCTTTACAAGCCTTTACGCCATTGTGCCCAGCAGGAAGCTGTCCATGAAACAGCAGATTCCGGGAGCTGTTTTTTCTACTGTTTGCTGGATTTTATTTTCCTACGGATTTTCTATTTACTTCAGCCACTTCAGCAATTTTTCTTATTCCTACGGAAGTTTGACAGCCATTGTCCTTCTTATGCTGTGGCTGTATATGTGTATTTGTATTTTATTTGTAGGGGCGGAAATTAACTGGTATTTCAGCTCCATGACCTTAACTGAGGAGTAA
- the rpmI gene encoding 50S ribosomal protein L35, protein MPKLKTSRAAAKRFKKTGTGKLVRNKAYKSHILTKKTTKRKRNLRKDTVMDATNAKVMKRILPYL, encoded by the coding sequence ATGCCGAAATTAAAAACAAGCAGAGCAGCTGCTAAGCGTTTCAAAAAGACTGGAACAGGAAAGTTAGTAAGAAATAAAGCTTACAAATCTCATATCTTAACTAAGAAAACAACTAAGAGAAAAAGAAATCTTAGAAAAGATACCGTTATGGATGCTACAAACGCAAAAGTAATGAAGAGGATTTTACCATATCTGTAA